The following are encoded together in the Lathyrus oleraceus cultivar Zhongwan6 chromosome 3, CAAS_Psat_ZW6_1.0, whole genome shotgun sequence genome:
- the LOC127127558 gene encoding phosphatidylinositol:ceramide inositolphosphotransferase 1 — translation MEGGRYSVTTSSSSTSTTSSTSSSITIYNYKKNMSLYIGREASKLWKRVCAETTTEINLLVENWKYLLAGLVFQYIHGLAARGVHYLHRPGPTLQDLGFFLLPELGQERAYISESLFTIIFLSFFLWTFHPFIFKTKKIYTVLIWCRVLSFLVAAQALRIVTFYSTQLPGPNYHCREGSPLATLPRPKSVSEVLLINFPHGVIYGCGDLIFSSHMIFTLVFVNTYQRYGTKRCIKQLGWALTIIQSFLIVASRKHYTVDVVVAWYTVNLVVFFIEKKLQEMPDRTAATLLLPLSSTKDNKDGRNKEENHKLLNGNSVDPSDWRQRTQANGKTLEDGHAHHADSAKNGA, via the exons ATGGAAGGTGGTCGTTACTCGGTTACgacatcatcatcatcaacatcaacaacatcatcaacatcTTCTTCAATAACAATCTACAATTACAAGAAAAACATGTCACTTTACATTGGTCGTGAGGCTTCCAAG CTATGGAAGAGAGTTTGTGCAGAGACAACCACAGAAATCAACCTTCTTGTGGAGAATTGGAAGTACCTTCTCGCTGGTTTAGTTTTTCAG TATATTCATGGTCTGGCTGCAAGAGGAGTTCACTATTTACATAGGCCTGGTCCTACGTTACAGGATCTTGGATTCTTCCTTCTTCCG GAGCTTGGCCAAGAAAGAGCTTACATTAGTGAATCTTTGTTTACAATTATCTTTTTATCGTTTTTCCTT TGGACATTCCATCCTTTCATATTCAAGACCAAAAAGATCTACACAGTTCTAATATGGTGCAGGGTTCTATCTTTCTTAGTT GCTGCTCAAGCGCTCCGCATAGTGACATTTTATTCCACGCAACTTCCTGGTCCAAACTACCATTGTCGCGAG GGATCTCCACTAGCAACACTGCCTCGTCCGAAAAGCGTGTCTGAAGTGCTCTTGATTAATT TTCCTCACGGCGTGATATATGGATGTGGTGATTTGATATTTTCATCGCACATGATCTTTACTTTAGTCTTTGTTAACACATACCAGAGATATGGCACAAAAAG GTGTATAAAGCAACTAGGATGGGCTCTTACTATCATTCAGAGCTTTTTGATAGTAGCATCTCGCAAACATTATACTGTTGACGTAGTTGTTGCCTG GTATACTGTGAATTTGGTGGTATTTTTTATTGAGAAGAAATTACAAG AAATGCCAGACAGGACAGCTGCAACACTGTTGCTACCATTAAGCAGCACCAAAGACAACAAAGATGGCAGAAACAAAGAAGAGAATCACAAGTTGTTAAATGGCAATTCTGTTGACCCTTCAGATTGG AGACAAAGAACTCAAGCAAATGGCAAGACGCTGGAAGATGGTCATGCACACCATGCTGACTCTGCAAAGAATGGTGCATAA